A genomic stretch from Pontivivens ytuae includes:
- a CDS encoding alpha-hydroxy acid oxidase produces MQNLDDRFPAISDLAAAAKCRIPHFAWEYLDSGTTDDVAMRANRTALDAVRLVPRFLKGDQSPDLTCTLFGQEYGAPIGMAPVGLTGLMWPGAEAMLADTARRGRIPYCLSTVAAMTPEEVGPAAGDYGWFQLYPPRDPELRRDVLARAWESGMKVLALTVDIPAPSRRERQRRAGLSIQAGVSRQMLSHIAVRPRWALATARNGKATLATIVKYAGTTDLEGLRRFFTERFIHNPDLSYVEALRQDWPGALVVKGILSAEDALEVVERGADGVWVSNHGGRQFDAAPPAIEALPRVVEALAGRAPVIFDSGIRTGLDIARALALGADFCFAGRPFLYGVAAAGQAGADQALHILRDDLDNAMRQFGAETLAELRRPGGIAP; encoded by the coding sequence ATGCAGAACCTAGACGACCGCTTTCCCGCCATCTCTGACCTCGCCGCGGCCGCCAAGTGCCGGATCCCGCATTTCGCATGGGAATATCTCGACAGCGGCACCACCGACGATGTCGCGATGCGCGCGAACCGGACGGCGCTCGACGCGGTGCGCCTCGTCCCGCGGTTCCTGAAGGGCGACCAGAGCCCCGATCTCACCTGCACGCTCTTCGGTCAGGAGTACGGCGCGCCCATCGGTATGGCGCCCGTCGGCCTCACCGGTTTGATGTGGCCCGGTGCCGAGGCGATGCTGGCCGACACCGCCCGGCGGGGGCGGATCCCCTATTGCCTGTCCACCGTCGCCGCCATGACGCCCGAGGAGGTCGGCCCCGCCGCCGGTGACTACGGCTGGTTCCAGCTCTATCCCCCGCGCGATCCGGAGCTGCGCCGCGACGTCCTCGCCCGGGCGTGGGAGAGCGGGATGAAAGTGCTCGCGCTGACCGTCGACATCCCCGCCCCCTCCCGCCGCGAGCGGCAGCGGCGCGCCGGGCTTTCGATCCAGGCGGGGGTCAGCCGCCAGATGCTCAGCCACATCGCAGTCCGGCCGCGTTGGGCGCTCGCCACCGCGCGCAACGGCAAGGCGACGCTCGCCACCATCGTGAAATACGCGGGCACCACCGATCTGGAGGGCCTGCGCCGCTTCTTCACCGAGCGCTTCATCCACAATCCCGACCTCTCCTATGTCGAGGCGCTGCGGCAGGACTGGCCCGGAGCGCTGGTGGTGAAGGGCATCCTCAGCGCCGAGGACGCGCTCGAGGTGGTCGAGCGCGGTGCGGACGGCGTCTGGGTCTCCAACCACGGCGGGCGGCAATTCGACGCGGCGCCGCCGGCGATCGAGGCGCTGCCGCGGGTGGTCGAGGCGCTGGCGGGCCGGGCCCCCGTGATCTTCGACAGCGGCATCCGGACGGGGCTCGACATCGCCCGCGCCCTCGCGCTCGGCGCCGATTTCTGCTTTGCAGGCCGACCGTTCCTCTACGGCGTGGCGGCCGCCGGGCAGGCGGGCGCCGACCAGGCGCTCCACATCCTGCGCGACGACCTCGACAACGCGATGCGCCAGTTCGGGGCGGAGACGTTGGCCGAGCTACGCCGCCCGGGCGGAATCGCGCCCTGA
- a CDS encoding SCO family protein: MIRIAAIAAVGVAVAALAATAGVVLLGGSGDDRFAQCRESQVAGADIGGPFSLVSEDGARVTDAEVIDRPSLVYFGYSYCPDVCPIDLSRNAVAVDLLTEQGIDVKPVFITVDPERDTVQQMAEYTDFMHPEMVGLTGSVEEVEAAKRAYRAYSAKVGDDPENYLVDHSSFTYLMAPEEGFLDFFPSNTTAEDMARRTACYTELL; this comes from the coding sequence ATGATCCGCATCGCCGCAATCGCCGCCGTTGGAGTGGCCGTCGCAGCCCTGGCCGCAACGGCCGGGGTCGTTCTACTCGGCGGATCGGGGGATGACCGCTTCGCGCAGTGCCGCGAGAGCCAGGTCGCCGGCGCCGATATCGGCGGGCCCTTCAGCCTGGTGAGCGAGGACGGCGCGCGCGTCACCGATGCCGAAGTCATCGACCGCCCGTCGCTCGTCTATTTCGGCTATTCCTACTGCCCCGACGTCTGCCCGATCGACCTGTCGCGCAACGCGGTCGCCGTCGATCTGCTCACCGAGCAGGGCATCGACGTCAAACCGGTCTTCATCACCGTCGATCCGGAGCGGGACACGGTCCAGCAGATGGCCGAATATACCGATTTCATGCACCCGGAGATGGTCGGCCTCACCGGCTCCGTCGAAGAGGTCGAGGCGGCGAAGCGCGCCTACCGGGCCTATTCGGCCAAGGTGGGCGACGATCCGGAGAACTACCTCGTCGACCACTCGTCCTTTACTTACCTGATGGCGCCGGAGGAGGGGTTCCTCGACTTCTTCCCCAGCAATACAACGGCCGAGGATATGGCCCGGCGGACGGCCTGTTACACGGAACTGCTTTGA